The genomic segment CACAACAGCTTTTAAAGTTGGTGAAAAAACAAAAGATCCGATCCAGATGTACCAAGCAGACATCCTAACCACTTCTGTGAACCTAGCTGGTGTTCCGGCGATCAGTTGTCCGGCAGGTGTCGACTCAAATGGACTGCCTATCGGATTACAAATCACATCCTCTCATTTTGATGAATCCAAACTATTAAGTTATGCAAAATCCGTTTCCGAATTAGAAATTTCTAAATTGGCACTTCCAAACGAGATCACCTAACATGGATGAGTTAACCAAAAGAGTCATTCCTTGTTTGGATATCAAAGGAGGAAGGGTAGTCAAAGGAGTTCAATTTGTAAATCTCATTGATGCCGGAGATCCCGTCTCTTGCGCTGTGGCTTACGAAGAAAACAAAGCAGATGAACTTTGTTTTTTGGATATCACAGCTTCTTCCGACAAAAGAGATATTCTTTTAAATTTAGTAGAGCAAGTTGCGAATAAACTCTTTATCCCTTTTACGGTCGGTGGCGGAATTCGTACCATAGAAGACGTAAAGGCGGTTCTAAATAAAGGTGCGGACAAGGTTTCTATCAACACCAGTGCCTTTCAGAATCCAAAACTACTCAAAGATTCCAGCGAAATTTATGGATCACAATGTATTGTTTGTGCTATCGATGTCAAATTCCATCCCCAAAGAAAAAGATACGAAGTGTACTTAAATGGCGGGCGATTGGAAACAGGAAGAGAGGCTCTTGATTGGGGCAAGGAAGCCTTTGAAATGGGAGCCGGTGAAATTTTATTAACCTCAATGGATAAAGATGGAACCAAAGACGGATTTGATATCACACTTATGAAATCCTTCACAACAAACCTTTCCATACCTATCATTGCCTCAGGTGGAGCTGGAAATCCTGAACATATGGCAGAAGTCATTTTACGTGGAGGGGCAGATGCAGTGCTTGCCGCATCTATCTTCCACTTTGGAGAATTTTCCATCCAAGAAGCCAAACAAACAATGAAAGAGATGGGAATCAAAGTGCGACTATGATTCCATTTCACATTTTTGATACCTTACTTTTTTTATTTCCTTTCGTAGTCATCTTATTTCTTCTCCTTCGTTTTCGTTCGAAACAAAAATCCACTAAGGAATATTTCCAGGCTGAAGGAAGTTTGTCTTGGTTCGTCGCAGGCACGGCTATGGTTGCGACTACATTTGCCGCAGACACTCCTCTTGCCGTAACAGAGATCATTCGAGGCCAAGGAATTGCTGGCAATTGGATCTGGTGGTATATGTCAGTAGGTGGATTTGTTACCGTTTTTTTCTTTTCTAAACTTTGGAAAAGATCTGGTGCCTCTACTGATTTGGAACTTATCGGACTAAGATACAGCGGAAAAGAAGCCATTTTTTTACGTGGAATCAAAG from the Leptospira congkakensis genome contains:
- the hisF gene encoding imidazole glycerol phosphate synthase subunit HisF; translation: MDELTKRVIPCLDIKGGRVVKGVQFVNLIDAGDPVSCAVAYEENKADELCFLDITASSDKRDILLNLVEQVANKLFIPFTVGGGIRTIEDVKAVLNKGADKVSINTSAFQNPKLLKDSSEIYGSQCIVCAIDVKFHPQRKRYEVYLNGGRLETGREALDWGKEAFEMGAGEILLTSMDKDGTKDGFDITLMKSFTTNLSIPIIASGGAGNPEHMAEVILRGGADAVLAASIFHFGEFSIQEAKQTMKEMGIKVRL